Proteins found in one Bacteroidota bacterium genomic segment:
- the clpB gene encoding ATP-dependent chaperone ClpB, whose product MNLQRFTHKAQEAIQRAVEIAQTRGQQELAPAHLLRAMLEDPESPVQGILDRLNVNREALEQKLNQALERLPRVSGAAISGPYVGAELKRVLDQAVSEAQALGDEYVATEHLLLALSESPDALGQALRQLRVSKENILLALRDIRGGRRVTDPGAEATYEALKKYARDLTELARKGKLDPVIGRDEEIRRVLQILSRRTKNNPVLIGEPGVGKTAIVEGIAHRIAQGDVPESLRSKRILALDMGALIAGAKYRGEFEERLKAVVKEVVDSQGEIILFIDEIHTVVGAGAAEGAMDAANILKPPLARGELRTIGATTVDEYRKHIEKDPALERRFQPVWVDEPSPEEAISILRGLKERYETHHGVRITDAAIVAAVELSVRYIPDRFLPDKAIDLIDEAAARLRLEVESMPEKLDQIEREIRQLEIEREAIRREKDSSKLASIEEKLANLQEERNRLRIQWQAEREVIGEIRRLKEAIEEAKFEAERAEREGDYGRAAELKYGRIPELTRALEGAQTRLRQLQQDHPMLKEEVDAEDIAEIVSRWTGIPVQRMLESEREKLLRMEEALRERVVGQEEAIRVVSDAVRRARAGLQDPNRPIGSFIFLGTTGVGKTELARALAEFLFNDENAMIRIDMSEYQERHTVSRLIGAPPGYVGYEEGGQLTEAVRRRPYSVVLFDEIEKAHPEVFNVLLQVLDDGRLTDAKGRTVNFKNTIIIMTSNLGSHLILQKMERLGGELSEAQFEELREQLMALLKQQLRPEFLNRIDEIVVFRPLGRDKIRRIVEIQFRRIQAWTWQHNRIRLELTDAAKDWLGELGYDPVFGARPLKRVLQRELTNVLARHLLAGDFRPGDVVRIDRGPDGLRFALIAREAEVEILPE is encoded by the coding sequence ATGAACCTGCAACGCTTCACCCACAAGGCACAGGAAGCGATCCAGCGCGCCGTCGAGATCGCCCAAACCCGCGGGCAGCAGGAGTTAGCACCGGCGCATCTGCTGCGCGCGATGCTGGAGGATCCGGAAAGCCCGGTCCAAGGCATCCTAGATCGGCTCAACGTAAATCGCGAAGCGCTCGAGCAAAAGCTCAATCAGGCCCTGGAGCGCTTGCCCCGCGTGAGCGGAGCGGCCATCTCAGGTCCTTACGTGGGCGCTGAGCTTAAACGCGTTTTAGACCAAGCTGTAAGCGAAGCTCAGGCGCTGGGTGATGAGTACGTAGCTACCGAGCACCTGCTGCTGGCCCTTTCGGAAAGCCCGGACGCCCTGGGTCAGGCCCTGCGGCAGCTGCGCGTGAGCAAGGAGAACATCCTGCTTGCGCTGCGCGACATTCGGGGCGGGCGGCGCGTGACGGATCCCGGAGCGGAGGCCACCTATGAGGCCCTGAAAAAGTACGCGCGCGATCTAACGGAGCTAGCCCGCAAGGGCAAGCTCGATCCCGTAATCGGGCGCGATGAGGAGATCCGCCGGGTGTTGCAGATCCTGTCTCGGCGCACCAAAAACAACCCCGTGCTCATCGGGGAGCCGGGCGTCGGGAAGACGGCTATCGTGGAGGGCATCGCGCACCGGATCGCGCAAGGGGACGTGCCCGAAAGCCTGCGCTCCAAGCGGATCCTGGCCCTGGACATGGGGGCGCTCATCGCGGGCGCCAAGTACCGAGGGGAGTTCGAGGAGCGACTCAAGGCCGTCGTAAAGGAGGTCGTCGACTCGCAGGGCGAGATCATTCTTTTCATCGACGAGATCCACACCGTCGTGGGCGCCGGGGCGGCGGAGGGGGCTATGGACGCGGCCAACATCCTCAAGCCCCCCTTGGCGCGCGGGGAGCTGCGCACGATCGGGGCCACGACGGTTGATGAGTACCGCAAGCACATCGAGAAGGACCCCGCCCTGGAGCGCCGCTTTCAACCCGTCTGGGTTGACGAGCCCAGCCCGGAGGAGGCCATCTCCATCCTGCGCGGCCTCAAGGAGCGCTACGAAACGCATCACGGGGTGCGCATCACGGACGCCGCCATCGTGGCCGCCGTGGAGCTATCGGTGCGCTACATTCCGGATCGCTTTCTGCCCGATAAGGCGATCGACCTGATCGACGAGGCCGCCGCGCGGCTGCGCCTAGAGGTGGAATCCATGCCGGAGAAGTTGGACCAGATCGAGCGCGAAATCCGGCAGCTGGAGATCGAACGCGAGGCCATCCGGCGTGAGAAGGACAGCAGCAAGCTGGCCTCTATTGAGGAGAAACTGGCCAACCTGCAGGAGGAGCGCAACCGGCTCCGCATCCAGTGGCAGGCTGAGCGCGAGGTCATCGGCGAGATCCGCCGGCTCAAAGAGGCCATCGAAGAGGCCAAGTTCGAGGCCGAGCGCGCCGAGCGCGAAGGCGATTACGGGCGGGCGGCCGAGCTCAAGTACGGCCGCATTCCGGAGCTGACGCGCGCCCTAGAGGGGGCGCAAACCCGACTGCGCCAGCTGCAACAAGACCACCCCATGCTGAAAGAGGAGGTCGATGCCGAGGACATCGCGGAGATCGTCTCCCGCTGGACCGGCATCCCCGTGCAGCGCATGCTGGAATCCGAGCGCGAAAAGCTCCTGCGCATGGAGGAGGCCCTGCGGGAGCGCGTGGTGGGGCAAGAGGAGGCGATCCGGGTCGTATCGGACGCCGTGCGGCGGGCCCGCGCCGGGCTGCAAGATCCGAATCGGCCCATCGGCTCCTTCATCTTTCTGGGCACCACCGGGGTGGGCAAGACGGAGCTAGCCCGGGCGCTGGCGGAGTTTCTGTTCAACGACGAAAACGCCATGATCCGCATCGACATGTCCGAGTACCAAGAGCGCCACACCGTAAGCCGCCTCATTGGCGCCCCCCCGGGCTACGTGGGCTACGAGGAGGGGGGTCAGCTGACCGAGGCCGTGCGGCGCCGGCCGTACTCGGTCGTGCTCTTCGATGAGATCGAAAAGGCCCATCCGGAGGTCTTCAACGTCCTGCTACAGGTGCTCGACGATGGACGCCTGACGGACGCCAAAGGCCGCACGGTGAACTTTAAAAACACGATCATCATCATGACCTCCAACCTGGGCTCCCATTTGATCCTGCAGAAGATGGAGCGCCTGGGGGGCGAGCTGAGTGAGGCCCAGTTTGAGGAGTTGCGCGAGCAGCTGATGGCCTTGCTCAAGCAACAGCTGCGTCCCGAATTCCTAAACCGCATCGACGAGATCGTGGTCTTTCGTCCCCTAGGCCGCGACAAGATCCGTCGGATCGTGGAGATCCAGTTCCGGCGCATTCAGGCATGGACCTGGCAGCATAACCGGATCCGGCTGGAGCTAACGGATGCGGCCAAGGATTGGCTAGGCGAGCTCGGCTATGATCCGGTCTTCGGCGCCCGACCGCTAAAGCGCGTGCTGCAACGGGAGCTGACGAACGTCTTGGCCCGCCATCTGCTGGCCGGAGACTTTCGCCCAGGCGATGTGGTGCGCATCGATCGAGGCCCCGACGGACTACGCTTTGCGCTCATCGCCCGGGAAGCCGAAGTGGAGATCCTCCCCGAATAG